CCAATGTCATGGGCGACCCCGTGCCCTGTCCGCTCACGCCCAACGAGCAGTACTCTTACATGTCCCTGTGGTGCCTCATGGCCGCGCCCCTCGTGTACAGCGGCGACATGACCCGGCTCGATCCCTTTACGCTGAACGTCCTGTGCAATCCCGAGGTCATTGACATAGACCAGGACCCCCTTGGAAAACAGGGTTTCCCCGTGGTCCAGGAAGATGGTTTCGAGGTGTGGACCAAGCCCCTGGAGGACGGGTCTCTCGCCGTCGGCCTCTTCAACACGGAGGAGCTGCCCCGGGAGTTGACCCTTGACTTTGCCGCCGTGGGGCTCAAGGGAAAGCGGCAACTCCGCGACCTCTGGCGGCGTCAGGACTTGGGCGAATTCGAAAACACCTTTACGGCAACCATTCCCCGGCACGGGGTGTGCCTGCTCCGGGTGTGCCCGGCTCCCTGAGCCTCCGGTCCGCATCAATTGCGGAAAAGCCGGCATGTTTGCCCGATATGCTATTCTTCAAGCGCACATTCCCGTCTGGAGATGTGGGCTTTGTTCCGGTCTTCGCTTTTTCACTCTTGGGGACATGACAATGAGACACGTGTATTTCTATGCGGTTTGCCTGCTGGCATTGCTGCCGTTGGCCGGATGCAACAAAAGTTCCATCACTGTGAACATCACCCCCGCGGATGCGGTCGCCGCGGGGGCACGCTGGAACCTGGACGGGGGGGAATGGCAGGTCTCCGGGGCGACTGTGCAGGCCCCGGCGGGCGCGCACACGGTGGACTTCGAGCGGGTGCCCGGCTGGATAAAACCGGCCAGCGAGGCTGTCAATCTGGGCAACAACGAAAACAAAACCCTTGGGGGCGCCTATGTCCCGGACGACTGGGAGCCGGACACCGGAATCTTTGACGTGGTGCTGGCACCGGAAACCGTGCGGGTGCCCGAGGAGGACCTGCCGGCGCTTCTCGTGAACGAGGACCCTGAAAACCACGTCTACACCTTCGATGCCGCCGCGGCGGACGCCGCCGGACTCGACCTGTCGGTGGGCAACCCACTGCTGCTTGAGTGTGCGGCCCTGCGCCGCATTACAGGGGTGGAGCGCACCGGCGACGGGCGGCTGATCGTGTCCACCGGGTTCATCCCCCTTAATGAAGTCGTCCAGTCCGGAACCATCGCATGGGACTTCGGCGTGGAGTTCACGGCGGAGAAGGTGTCCCAGTTCTATGTGCCGGGGTACGGGAACGCGGAAGTGAAGGCCGGCACGCCCATCGAGCTCAATTTCGACATCGGAAAATACAAATACGGCATCAAGGCCAGTCTGGACGGCGACCACAGCGACATTGAGTTCACGGTCACCAAGCCGATGGGCGGAAGCGCGGGCGCCAAAATGACCGCCAAGGGCACCATTGAGCGGTTCCGCAGCAGGGAAAGCATGGTGTTCGCGGGCGCGAAACTGACCAACTACAACAGCGAACTCGACGCGCTGCGCGGCGATGTGACCCTGGAGATGGTGGTGGCCGCGACCGGGAACGATTTCGTGAATCTGGAACTGCCCGCCACCATCATGACCATACCCTTCACTGTGGGCTTCGTCCCGGTCCAGCTCAACATCAAGGTGAAGTTTGTCGTCAACGCCGCGGTGCCCCTCGACGGGTCCAGCCGGGTCCGCACGAAGTTCACCTACAACAGCGCCGTCGGCTTCAATTTCGACGGGGTGTCCGTCAGCGCCGGGGGGCGCGCCGGGGATGTCCGGTTCGGGGACGACGAACTGCACGAGACCGGGGCGTCCAGCGGCATATCGGCCAACTTCGGGGTGGGTTTCCCCCGCGTCGAACTGGGCATTTTCGGCGAGACCCTGGTGCCCTACGCCCAGACCGGCTTCCTCATCGGGGGCGATTACACCTTCAATCCCGCCTGCCAGCGGGCGAACGCGCTGTTCCAGGGGGCGGTGGGCTACGACCTTTCCTTCCTGGGCTTCAACCTGCTGTCCGGGAGCAAGACACTTTTTGAGCACAAGAAACCGCTGCTCCGCGCGGGAGACTGCCCGGCGGACAAGGAGGACCTGTCCGAGTACGGCCTGATGGAGGAGTCATTGCTGCTGCTTGGGGAATGATGCCCGGCCATGCACTGTAAAGGCCGGGTAACGAACCCCACGCCTTGAGTGTATCAATTGACGCGGCGAATTGGACGCACCATTCGCCGGTCAACTGAAAGGAGCAGGACATGAAACACATCGCGCGCATCAGCCGGTCCCACACCCCGGCAAAGGCCCAGGACGATGCAGGCGCCCTTTTCCTGCAGATTTGGGCGTCCGTTTTCACCTGGATTCTTCTTATGGGCCTGAGCCAGAAGTAGGATTCCGGCGGAGGACCGTGCCGGAACCGCCCCCCACGCCTTCACAGGACGTTTTGGGGGCCGGGTCCCGGCGCGCTCTTGGCAAGTCGCCCCGGTTGGCGCCCCGCACACCCGCAGTCGACACCATTCACGCCGCCATCCGGCAAACAGGCATCCAGCCGGAAGAGTAGTCTATACTGATGGTGTTACAAGAGGACACGTGGGCGTCACCCGGAGAACCAGCCATGACCTTGAGATACCGTTTGTTTCTGACCCTGCCGGCGCTTTGCGCGCTGCTGTTGGCGCCGGGATGCGCCACCCTGGACGGCACGGGCCAGTCCGCCGTGCTGCGTGCCAAGAACCGGGTCGCCCCGGCGCTGGTGCACATCAAGCCGGTGAAGGAGGTCTACGCGGCGGGCCGCCGAACCGAGATGCTCGCCGTCGGCAGCGGCTTCATCATCAGCCCCGACGGTTATGTTGTCACCAACGAGCACGTTGCCGGGGAGAGCAGCCAGGTCCAGTGCATCCTCGGCGACCGCCGCGAGGTTTCCGCCCGCGTGGTGGGCACGGACCCGGAGACGGACATCGCGGTGCTCAAACTGGATGTGGACAGCCCGCTTCCCTGGGTGCGGATGGGCCGCTCGGACAACTTGGAGTCCGGCCAGACCGTGCTCGCCCTGGGCAGCCCCCACGGCCTCGCGCGGTCGGTCTCCCTGGGCATCATCAGCGTCACCGACCGCTACATCGGCGACTCCGGGAACATGGTGTCACCCTTCAACAACTGGATTCAGACGGACGCCGCCATCAACCCCGGCAACAGCGGCGGGCCGCTGGTGAATCTCAAGGGCGAGGTGATAGGCGTGAACGCCCGCGTGCTCAGCGGCGCCGAGAATGTCGGTTTTGCCATCCCGATAGACATCGCCCGCGAGGTGGTGGACGCCATTATCGCCGACGGACGCATGCACCGGGGCTGGCTCGGTGTCACCCTGCAGGAGATGCTGGCAAAATCGGACAACCCGGACGGGCGCGGGGTGATCATCTCCGACGTGGACCGGCTCTCCCCCGCCATGGAGGGCGGCCTGAAGCCGGGCGACATCCTCATGGCGGTGAACGGGACACCCGTGAACGCCCGCCACGAGGAGGACCTGCCCGCCGTGCGCCGCGCCATCGCGAAACTGCCCGTCGGCGAGCCCGCCACGCTCAGCGTCGAGCGCGGCGGCGAAAGCCTTGAAGTCTCCGTGAAGACCGAGGAAAACGTGTCCCTGCGGGGCACCCAGGCGGAGTTCGCCGAGTGGGGCTTCACGGCCACCGAGGTCACGCCCGAAGTGGCGCGGCGGGCGCAGCTTTCCCGCCGCACGGGCGTGCTGGTCACCGGCGTGAACCCCGGCGGGCGCGCCGCCCTGGCGGGTCTCCAGCAGGGGGACATCATTCTTACCATGGACAACGCCGAGATGGCGGACCTCGCCGGATTCCGCGCCGCATACCAGGCGGGGCTGGAGGAGGGGCGTCGCCTTATCATGCTTTTTGCGCAACGGGGCGCGCTCACGCGCTACGTGCTTGTAAACGCCGCCGCGGAGCCCGCCGCGGCCCAGTCTGGAGAGGAGAACGGCGCAAATGCGGAGTAAACACCAGTTCCTTGCGGTGCTGCTGGCGCTGTGCGGCGGCCTTGCGTCCGCGGCCCAGGACGACTTTTCCGTCGCGGCCCTCAACGCCGCCTATGACCGCTGCTCGCCCTCCCTGTGCATGGTCGCCTTCACCCAGGAGGTGCTGGACCCGCGCTCGGGCGAGACCCGCCGCCGTGACGGCAACAGCCTCGGGCTCATCGTCCGCGCCGACGGGCTGGTCATGACCCACGGGCACCTGGTCCTGGAAAACGCCGATCCCGTGGATGTCCGCGTCCGTGTGGGCCGGGGCGCCGACGTGAAGGAATACCCCGCCACGGTCCTGCGCAAGCCGGACGACGTGAACGTGGTTTTCCTCCAAATGCAGTCTGACACGCCCCTGAACCTGCCCGTGGTCCAGTTCAAGCCCGGCGCCTCCCTGCGCCTGGGAGAGCCCGTCGCCGTGTTCGGGCTCATGGGCGACACCCTCGACTTCGAGCCCGGCCTTGCCGTGGTCCGGGTCAACGCCGTGCTTGACGAGCCCCGCCTGACCTACGCCCTGGACGGCGCCATGCGTTTCGGGTTTGTCAACGGTCCGGTCATCAACACCCGCGGCGAGGTGGTCGGCGTGGTCGGCTTCGACCTCGGCCGCAACGAGGGCGGCGACCTTTACACGCGCAGCGGGCACCCGCTGGTCTACCAGACGGACCTCTTCCGCCACCACATCACCAATCCCCCGGGCGAGGAGGCCCACGACAGCCAGCGCGAGGAGGCCTGGCTCGGGGTTTTCACCCAGCCCCTCAAGGCGGAGTTTGCCGAATACTGGGGACTGGAGAACACCGGCGGGCTCATTGTCAGCACCGTGGTGCCCGGTTCCCCCGCCGCCGCCGCGGGCATCCAGTCCGGCGACATCATCAAGACCTTTGACGGCAAGCCCATGCGCGCCACCCAGGACCGCGACGTGCTGGGTTTCACCAAACTCGTCCGCGACACGGGCACCGGCGCCACCGTCACGATGGAGCTGCTGCGCGGGGGGCAGCCCCTCTCCCTTGAGATCACCCTCGCCGCCCTGCCCACCTCGGCGCAGGAGGCCGGGGAGTACGAGGACAATGTCCTCGGGCTTGTGGTCCGGGAAATCACCCGCGACGTGCGCATCGCCTTGAACATCGCCGAGGATGTCAAGGGCGTCATTGTGCGCCGGGTGAAGTCCGGAAGCCCCGCCCAACTGGGCAAGATGCGCCCCGGTGTCATCGTGCTCGCCATAGGTGACCACCCGGTGGAGACCCTTCAGGACTTCGAGGAGGCCATGGACAAACTGCGCGAAACCAAGCCCGCGGAAGTGGCCATTTTCGCGCGCGTCGGCCCCGCCACGGGATTCTTCCGTGTCCAGCCGCGCTGGTAGCCTATTCCGGGCCGCACTGCTGGCCGCGCTCCTCTCCGGTGTGCTGTCCGGATGCGGGGACAACGGCGGCGCGGACATGGAGACTGCCTGGCAACTGGTCACGGACAGGAACTTCGACGGGGCCCTGCCCCTGGTGAAAGCCCGGCTGGAGCGGCATCCCGGCGACCCGGCGGCCCATTATCTGCTTGGAAAATGCCATCTGCACCGGCAGAACGCCAACACGACCATCGCCCTGGGCGAGTTCGAGACCGCCCTGATGTTTTTTGAACTGCCGGGGGGGACAGTTTGTCTCGGGGGACGCATGGACCCCGCGGCATTCCGCGCGGCGGTCCACCGCGACGCCGGCCTTTCCCTGATGCGCGCCCTGTACGAGGCTGCGGACAAGGGGCTGCCCCCGGAACTCATGGGAACCGTCATCGAGCGCGCCTTGGCCCATGTCAACCGGGGGCTGGAATCCGCCCCGGAGGACGGGTATCTGCTTGAGATGCGGGAAACGCTGAGCCAGTATGCCCCGGCCGCGCCCCGGCCTGAATTTCAGCGGGAAATAACCATATAGCCGGGAATGTTTTTAGAGTATCGCACCTGTTAAAATGGAGAAATCATGCCGTGGTTTGGACGGGTTTTTCCCTGATAAAAGGTGCTTTTTGTTTGGTTCGCGGCGCGGAATGCCATTCAAGGGTGTTTGTAGGAATGCCCAACTGTCTTCAACCAGTCCGGGAGCGGAGAGCACGAGACCATGAACGCAGCGGAATTGTTTGTAAAGTGTCTTGAGCAGGAAGGCACCAAGTTCATCTTCGGCCTCCCCGGCGAGGAAAACGCCCACTTCATGATGGCGCTCGAGAAGTCGTCCATCAAGTTCATCATGACCCGGCATGAGCAGGCCGCCGCGTTCATGGCCGAGACCTACGGCAAGCTCACCGGCGAGGCCGGGGTTTGCCTCGCAACCCTCGGGCCGGGCGCGACCAACCTGGTCACCGGCGTGGCCAGCGCCAACAGCGACCGGTCCCCCATGGTCGTCATCACCGGCCAGGCCGACTCGCAGCGCCAGCACAAGGAGAGCCACCAGCACATTGACGTGGTTTCCCTTTTCCGGCCCATCACCAAATGGGCCACCCCCATCATCCATCCCGACAACATCCCCGAGGTGGTCCGCCGCGCCTTCAAACAGGCGACCCGCGAAAAACCGGGCGCGTGCCACATCGAAATATCCGACGACATCGCCGCCCTGCCGGCCGCGAAGAACCCCGTCAGGGTGAACTACCTGCGCCGCTCCGTGGCGGATGACAAAATCGTCAACATGGCCATGGCCACCATCCGCGGCGCGAAGAACCCGGTCATCCTCGCGGGCAACGGCACCATACGCACCCGTGCCAGCAAGCAGCTCCGCATCTTCACCGAAATGACCGGCATCCCCGTGGTCAGCACCTTCATGGGCAAGGGCTGCGTGTCCCGCGAGGCGGACGAGTGCCTGTTCACCATCGGCCTCCAGACCCGCAACCTGGCCAACGCCGCCCTGGACGCCGCCGACGCGGTCATCACCGTCGGCTATGACCTGGTCGAGTACCCGCCGCGCGGCTGGAACAAGTGGAACGACAAGAAAATCGTCCACATTGACTTCCTGCCCGCCGTGGTGGACATCAACTATCAGCTCGAAGTCGAGGTCGTCGGCGATCTGGCCCACACGCTCTGGATGATGAACGAGCGCATCCGCGCCAACCCCCAGCACTGGGAGTCGAAGTACATGCAGGCGACCCGCGCGAAGCTCAAGGAAGTCTTCGCCGAGCACCGGGACGACGACACCGAGGGCATTGTCCGCCCGCAGAAGGCGCTGTGGGACGTGCGCAAGGCCCTGGGCCCGAACGACATCCTCCTCAGCGACGTGGGCTCGCACAAGATGTGGGTCGCCCAGTACTACCACTGCGACGAGCCCAACACCTGCCTCATCCCCAACGGCTTCTGCTCGATGGGCTGCGCCCTGCCGGGCGCCATTGCCGCGAAACTGGTCCATCCGGAGCGGCGCGTGATGGCCCTCTGCGGGGACGGCGGCTTCCTCATGAACGTCCAGGAGATGGAGACCGCCGTCCGGTACAAGGCCAACATCGTCGTCATGGTCTGGGTGGACAACGGATACAACCTCATCGAGTGGAAGCAGTCGAACGAGTTCGGCCATCACACCGAGCTGTCCTTTGGGAATCCGGACTTCGTCCAGCTTGCCGACGCCTTCGGCTGCAAGGGCATCAAGGTGGGGCGCTCCCGCGACCTGGCCGCCGCCATCGAGGAGGCCTTTGACGCGGACAAGCCCGCCATCATCGCCGTCCCGATTGACTACCGGGAGAACGACCGGCTGAACGAAAAGCTGCGGATTATCGTCTGACCGACCAACTGACTGGAGGCCCCGCCATGCT
This region of Candidatus Hydrogenedentota bacterium genomic DNA includes:
- a CDS encoding PDZ domain-containing protein; its protein translation is MRSKHQFLAVLLALCGGLASAAQDDFSVAALNAAYDRCSPSLCMVAFTQEVLDPRSGETRRRDGNSLGLIVRADGLVMTHGHLVLENADPVDVRVRVGRGADVKEYPATVLRKPDDVNVVFLQMQSDTPLNLPVVQFKPGASLRLGEPVAVFGLMGDTLDFEPGLAVVRVNAVLDEPRLTYALDGAMRFGFVNGPVINTRGEVVGVVGFDLGRNEGGDLYTRSGHPLVYQTDLFRHHITNPPGEEAHDSQREEAWLGVFTQPLKAEFAEYWGLENTGGLIVSTVVPGSPAAAAGIQSGDIIKTFDGKPMRATQDRDVLGFTKLVRDTGTGATVTMELLRGGQPLSLEITLAALPTSAQEAGEYEDNVLGLVVREITRDVRIALNIAEDVKGVIVRRVKSGSPAQLGKMRPGVIVLAIGDHPVETLQDFEEAMDKLRETKPAEVAIFARVGPATGFFRVQPRW
- a CDS encoding trypsin-like peptidase domain-containing protein, which encodes MTLRYRLFLTLPALCALLLAPGCATLDGTGQSAVLRAKNRVAPALVHIKPVKEVYAAGRRTEMLAVGSGFIISPDGYVVTNEHVAGESSQVQCILGDRREVSARVVGTDPETDIAVLKLDVDSPLPWVRMGRSDNLESGQTVLALGSPHGLARSVSLGIISVTDRYIGDSGNMVSPFNNWIQTDAAINPGNSGGPLVNLKGEVIGVNARVLSGAENVGFAIPIDIAREVVDAIIADGRMHRGWLGVTLQEMLAKSDNPDGRGVIISDVDRLSPAMEGGLKPGDILMAVNGTPVNARHEEDLPAVRRAIAKLPVGEPATLSVERGGESLEVSVKTEENVSLRGTQAEFAEWGFTATEVTPEVARRAQLSRRTGVLVTGVNPGGRAALAGLQQGDIILTMDNAEMADLAGFRAAYQAGLEEGRRLIMLFAQRGALTRYVLVNAAAEPAAAQSGEENGANAE
- a CDS encoding acetolactate synthase large subunit encodes the protein MNAAELFVKCLEQEGTKFIFGLPGEENAHFMMALEKSSIKFIMTRHEQAAAFMAETYGKLTGEAGVCLATLGPGATNLVTGVASANSDRSPMVVITGQADSQRQHKESHQHIDVVSLFRPITKWATPIIHPDNIPEVVRRAFKQATREKPGACHIEISDDIAALPAAKNPVRVNYLRRSVADDKIVNMAMATIRGAKNPVILAGNGTIRTRASKQLRIFTEMTGIPVVSTFMGKGCVSREADECLFTIGLQTRNLANAALDAADAVITVGYDLVEYPPRGWNKWNDKKIVHIDFLPAVVDINYQLEVEVVGDLAHTLWMMNERIRANPQHWESKYMQATRAKLKEVFAEHRDDDTEGIVRPQKALWDVRKALGPNDILLSDVGSHKMWVAQYYHCDEPNTCLIPNGFCSMGCALPGAIAAKLVHPERRVMALCGDGGFLMNVQEMETAVRYKANIVVMVWVDNGYNLIEWKQSNEFGHHTELSFGNPDFVQLADAFGCKGIKVGRSRDLAAAIEEAFDADKPAIIAVPIDYRENDRLNEKLRIIV